The genomic segment agttttcttgcgtccacattttggcaaatccaacactgaaccagtttcacgaaacttagcaagcagtttgctaactgtagcatgggagatgggtggtctcgtagggtgtcttgcattgaaatctgctgcaatgacccggttactgcgttcaccagatatcaacacaatttcgatctgCTCCTCATGTGTTAACCTCTTctacatgtcaatggctgtgaacaaagagaaacttgtaaataactcatgaaagaataaagttacgttgaaaccaagcacaccattgtttttcttgtgacattaccaataagtttgatgtgtcacatgaccctcttcctattgaaaaaacaaaagttgtatccaagatggccgacttctaaatggccaccatggtcaccacccatcttgaggagtttgtcccctcacatatactaatgtgccacaaacaggactttaatatcaccaaccattcccattttattacggtgtatccatataaatgacCCACCCTgttttattgtagggtctaccttacaatataaagtgccttgaggtgactgttgttgtgatttggcactatataaataaaactgaattcagtTGAATTGAAATTGAGGAAACGCCTGCAAACATTATAGAGTGAACTCAAACCTGGATCAGCTATTTACATGTTGCCTTATTCAGACTTATTATTCACGCCACACAAATTAGATACCACTATAAAATACACTTGGGATATTCAGAAAAGCACTAATAATTCAAAGGCACTGCATATTGtcctaagtgtgtgtgtttgtgtgggtggaTTTTTGAACAGGCAGGAAATGGTTAATCTAGTTTGTGTAACATTTTCGCTTTAATGTGAACTGGGGCTGGGTGTGACAGCCGGTTTAAAATAAATCAGGGCTGAATCACCTGCCAGTGTAGTGCTGAGTCCCAGCCAGAGACCTCCTCATTGTACCTGAACTGCTGTGGAAAGTCTAGAAAGATGCCATCGGAGACCAAACAGTCAAGTAAGTACATTAACTTTTAGACATATATTAACTGAAGTTTATCATCATATCTTTAAGGGCTTAATGTAttcttatttaaattaaatcgtttaatttaaataataaaagtgaaataGTCTTGTCAAAAGCAGGATTGCAAAGGTTGCacccattttaaagtttttatagagttaaaataaaatagtgtCTCCCAGTTTCTAGAAATCTTACTTGCATTAAACAGAATTTTTGTGGTTTGTTCTCTTCAcatgcatgacaacatgtctGTGGTCATCATGTGTCAACCTGGAAATTCAAATATATGTTTTGCAAGTAGAAGTTAATCCAAAGTTTCAGATTCAGGCCAGTTTGGCAGAAAATTTAGTTCAGGAAATCTGGAACACCTTCTAAATTTGATCGATGCCACCATAATCAGTTTGAGTTTCGTACTCAAAAGCCCATTACATCGGCGTAAGAGCAATTGTTTTTGAATCATATATTAGATTATTGTGGTtacttttgttcttttattcAGAAGGCATCTATAAATAATCATAAATATCAAAATATTAGTGCGCATGATGTTTTGCCTCCCATCCAGGACCACCTCCAATATCTGACACCCCCATCAGATTTTTTTAGAACTATAGAAACATCTTCAAAGAAAGTAAGATACAGATCAGAACAAAGTAACATTTAGCATCTCTGGAAACTGTTTGAATTAAAGATCTAAAATTTTAAAGATATCAATGAGACTGCAttagaaatataaatatgaaattatgCAAACTTGTAggcactgcaaaaaaaaaaatgtaaaaacatatttagaaaGACTTCACAGGCTGACTTTAATGTCACAGATAACCAAAACTTTGTATAGATGTTAAGGCAAGGTCCCATAAATGCATTCCCTCTCTTAGGTGTTTCAGTGTGTATTTCAGGCCAACCTTCATGTATGTTTAGTAAAAATAATATGTATAAATTTCTCTACCCAAGGGGAGAAATCTGCATGCTGTAGATTTATAACTTTAATAAATCTAAAGAAAGTTtttagtttgggttttttttcttactgtacACCCTtgttaaaaaatggaaaatgtgaATAATAGTGACAAAATGTAGAAGTTAACTACAATATGAAAGCAGGTGTGTGCATTTTtccctccctcacacacacccaAACCAAACTCACCAGCAATCACCACGAAATCTAAAAAACTTCATCTCTCCTAACAAACGGTTATAGATTCACTTTTCATGTCAAACCTGTTAAATCTTGTTTCctaacattaaaattaaaagtttgaCTGTGAAAAGTACTTCTCATATCTATAtagaaaaagacaaagtgttTAGTCTCTCCAAACTTTCTCACTATTTTATGCTTAAGTGCTTCTATGAATTGTGGCCCAGTTTTCCATGTTACTTGTCAGTGCAGTGCTTTTATATGGATTAACCTGTTCTCCTGAACATACCTGTAGGCCTGTATGTGaggcttgtgttttgtttttaataccaTGCTGTTGAGGATTGGCCGAGACACACGAGCCTTGTGTTCATCACTGATTCTGCCCTGTTGAGGCATGTCCAATCCTGACATGTAACTTCCACTTTGTGACATTTTAGACTCTCATGACGGTGTTTAAATAGTTTTATCTCCCCCCTGCCCTGCCTTAGGTTCCTGTCACCAAATTGCTAGAAAGAATTGAGACTTTTGACAAGCTGAGGCAGTTTTTTTTGGTGAAACGAGGTCACTCCAAATCTTCATCTATTTTAGCACGGAGAAGGTATCGGTGTAGCAAGCTTAAAGCTTACCTTTAGCATCCTGCCGTTGCAAATCTTTCCAGGAAACCAAGTTAAAATGTATCAGGAGACTACTGATATgggtctttttcttttattttttgtttatttgttttttaaagtgtcaTGCCATTAAAAATAAgcttaataaaataaagactTCACTTTGTGACCtgattttcagatgtttttgtttacagttaatatttctatattttattttacatttcttgCAGTTTTTAAAGGAGTGAATCTCAACTGTGACACAAACAACACAGAACATCGCACcaaaaaaatctcaaaggatCAGCTGATTGTGAGGCGAGGCCAGCGGTTCACCGTGAAAGTTGAACTGACACAGTCGTTCAACCCCAATCTTTACCCGCTCACCATTACAGCAGTAACAGGTTGGTCCACCATTAaataatgtattattttttttgtaaaaaatgcAAACATATTGTATGTAAACCCTCCCAAGTTAAATccttataataaaaaatatgtcCAAAGTGTACAGAAGATGCTGTTTGATGGGCACTGAACAAATATTTACTGACCCAAAGCTGTTGACTAGGGCTGTCACCATTAATCACCGTTAATTAATGCCAAAATCACCATATCGGCATATCTCCATTAACGGGTTAACGTGGATCACCCTTTGTGTGGGGCTGGACTGCGTCAACGCGTTAGCACGGGTAGCTCGATTAACGTATTAGCGCCGTCCAGCccccagtgttggggagtaacggaatacatgtaccaccgttgcgtatttaaaatacaaaatatgagtaactgtattctgttacagttaccgtttaaaaaggtggtgttcagaatacagttactctgttgaaataaatggattacacagcggtcttttcctgtttcatatgttaggctttgccctacactgtgttcgtgttttcctcagcagcctctctctgtctctcactagcaaagttgacccagacaacaaagtaaagctagttttcggctacaagcccgacacggaacccaccgtattagccagaggacctgttttatatacgcgcggaatagttttctatacgagatcgctgcaaaaagtgcagacttacctaatgtccaccctactgttactcactttatattaagatttaaaaatctagttggtattggtatggcgagtaaccttcagtaatagtaatacatcacacagcaatagtacattcatgtagttgtaaaagcatgataatatattaagtaatccaaagtattcagaatacgttactctcattgagtaacgtaacggaatagtttacaaaatacattttggggcatgtattctgtaatctgtagtggaatacattttaaaagtaactttcCCAACACTGGCAGCCCCACACAAAGGGTGATCCGCGTTAACCCGTTAACGGAGATATGCTGTGTTAACGCGGATTTGgggttaacgtcattttaacgcaattaacgctgacagccctAGTTGGGACTCAAAGCAAAAACCTCCAAGCCCATTGAAGGCACCCTGTTTGAGCTTTGGAAAGGTTTGGATCCAGGAGAAAGTCAGTCTGAACAATTGATAGCTGCAAACTGTGCGTGTTTGGTTTATATAAtttgaatttatatttttttttatttaaatatttagtttGCAGTTGTGACACTTTATAGTAAATAAAAGGGATGTTTGAATATTGATTTCCATGTATCAACAGGAGTTTGTTCATGTTTGCttacttttgttttctctgtttttttgttgctgttattttttATCGTTGATATtaactattatttaatttttgaaaGATCTGTATGGATACATGTGAAGAATTTtgtgaaaatcaataaaaaaaatataaatttaaataataaataacggCTACATGTGGTTAAGTGTAGTTTAAAAAgaggacccaaacacaggaaCCAGAATCAGGTATTCCCAACAAAAAGCAGGTTTTACTAATGAGCAATtaattagtaaaaaaaaaaaaaaaaaaaatagggcaATCAGGAGAAATAATATCAGGTGAAACCAATGAGGGTGGGGCAAAAATTGAAAGGGCGAGGAAAAAGCCAGACAAAACACATAAGGGAAAGGCtctttttataaataaactaaGCTTTACTTAAAGGCGTTTTGCCAGTCAGCACAGTTGGATATGACCATTGTTTGTCTTTTAAACTATCTTTCAGCCTTATGTTGCAATCAAACATAAAATGAGCATGTGcgaaagtcttgagccactcctGGGAAAGACagcaatgaaatgaaaatttttACAATTCTAAGGAGTTTGAAAATCAGTATTCGGTATGGCCATCTCTATTCCTCGATGCAGTCTGAACTCTATTAGGCAAGCCTTCTTGTAGTTTTAAGTAGCTTTCAATGATTGTTTTTTGAACGTTGGCTGTCATTTATTCTATTCTCCATCAAAATGGGAAAGACAGTCTATTAATTTTGTTCtattatgtgtttttctatgaagatatgctttttctgcattggcagtgtgtttgggaacATTTTCATGCAGTAAAATTTAGTCATTTGCCCTGTGTTGACTGCTGGAAAAGATGCAGGTGTAACTCACACTGGTTCATGATGTCTGTCTTTCATGTACACTCTGTATATAAATTAATGGCTTGTTGGTATTGTATTGTCACATCTATGATCTCTGTGACTCCTCTCTACAGGAGAAAATCCATCCGAGGACCTGGGAACAAAGTCATGCTTTGGTATCCCAGACAAAATCCAGCGTTCGCCATCAGCAAAGGCAGTGTGGAAAGTGGAGCTAGAGAAGGGGTCCAACCCACCAACAGGCTCCTTGAATTTGACCATTACCCCCCCAGCTGACACTCCAATCGGAAAGTACAACTTAACCGCCAGACATAGGGATGAGGAAACGTTGTTGGCAGAACTGGTAGTGCTCTTCAATCCCTGGTGTTCTGGTAAGTTATCTTTCTATCTGCCCACCTGTTTTCCAGGCTCTCCAGCACTGTTCatctgttgctgttgttttcctTAAAACCACTGTATATCCATCCATTAATCCGTCTGTCTCATGTGTTTATCCCTATTCCCGCCTCTGTAGATGATTCAGTGTTTATGCAGgatgagacagagagacaggagtTTGTGATGAATGAACGTGGTATAATCTACAAAGGAAGTGGGAACTACATCACATCTACTAACTGGGACTTTGGCCaggtataaacacacacacacagactgtgtaGGGCTTAGTGGATTTGTGATTCTAGGTTTGATAAATCAACACTGAAAAGTACCACATTAATCATGTTTTTAACAATCAGTCTTTTATTCTAAGAGTTCTATTGTTCAGTATGGCAGAGGCGCAAATATGATGGTCACCATTGTTAATGGCTTAACTCCTTAATCAAAGAGACATATATTTATATGGTGTGAGACTAGTGTAGATCATTTTTAACATGCTATTATGAAGAATAGAGTAGTGACATTTTTAGATATTAGCTGCTTCAAGTTAATATTTTACTTTAGAATTAATTAGCTAATGCAAATGCTTCGATTATTTTTGACTCTGCCATTAAGTACGAATAACCTACAGCACTGTAGTTTAAGATAAgctgctctcttcctgtctAGTTTGAAGAGGACATGGTGAAGATTTGTCTTAAGATGTTGGATGTCAACCCCAAACACCTGGCAAATGCAGCCAATGATGTTTCTGCTCGCTGTAACCCCATCTATGTCAGTCGTGTGGTCAGCGCCATGGTAGGATATTTATGTATATACATGTGTTTTGGACAGATGTACTGTATTTGCACTGCAAGTTTCACCAAGAAGGTAATTTAAAGCATTTTACATAACGTTTAAAAGGCATCATCAACAAAATAAAGCATTAATTATAAAGCATTACTATAAAGCATTAATTAACAAAACCTTTTGTTAATTAATGCTTCATAGTCATTTTGAGGGGAGCCAaagctcactcactcactcgctcacctttgttttcctgttttgctcCAGATCAACAGTAATGATGACTCTGGCGTCCTGGAGGGACGGTGGTCAGCTCCATTCTGGGGTGGAACTATACCCTCTCACTGGTCTGGCAGCTATCCCATCCTCAAGCGTTGGTATAACATCGGCTGCAACCCAGTCAAATATGGACAGTGCTGGGTATTTGCAGGAGTGATGTGTTCAGGTACTGACTAACTCTGCAAGTCCTCACTTACATAAAGTATCTATTTAGATGGGTAATATGAATACATACCTAAATATCTgttatatatacagtatgtgtttAGGCAAGTGAAATGAGAAATAAGAAATACGCTGCTTTATATGGCAGGTGCTTTAGTTTACATACATTATCAACTTTGCTGGGTATACCTGATGTTTATTCATccaaatatttaatcagccaatcacaaggCAACAACTCAAAAACTTAATGGTCTATAGACATGGTGAAGGTGCTCTGCGATAGACTGGCAACCTTCACAGGGTGTACCATGCCTCTCACTCTATGGCAGGTGGggtaggctccagcccccctgcaacccTGAATCAGATAAGCAAAGGAGAAAGGATGGCTGGATGGACATGGTAAGGAAGACCTGCTAAAGTTCAAACTGTATCAGAATTGGGGAGAAAGGTTGTatcacctggatgattgagaaccttcacatttaagtgactttaaatgTTACGTGGTTGATCCTACCAGtcggctggtctgagtatttcaaaaactgctgatctactggaatTTTTTCACGCACAAACATTTCTAAGGTTTAAAGTCCTTAAAAGAGAAACTCAataagcagcagttctctgggtgaaaatgtgttGTTGATGATAGCGGTCAGAGGATAATGGCTTCAAGCTAATAACAgggaaaaaataactcaaataaccactcactACAACAAAACTATTCAGAGACCTAAAACCTAGAAACTATAAGTATAACATAAGCagaaaaacataaagagaaCCAGACCCATGAGCAACAATAAATCAAAGAATATTAATTAAACCTGAAACACATACGACATGACATCTATCCTCTTTTGTATCAACGGTTCTGGCTGGTACTTGTGGAGCAATGGTGCCTGGGATATTTTCTTTGCAGGCTTTGTCCAAtttaccaactgagcatcatttaaatgccacagcctacctgagggTTGTCACTGACCATGTCCCTTGCTATATGACCACAGTGGATTAGAACAGTTCTGAATTTCTGAGGAATGTCTCTGTCATTTTGTTGAATATATGCATGAAGAATAAAGGCAATTGTGGAGGCAAAGGGGTCCTAGCAAGGTATATGTACCAAAGTCTCAAGTTTGTTTACAATTGCCAATTTTTTAGATTTTCTATTGCTAATATAGGATTACACTAAAAGTCTGGTAAGCCATAGCTTTACTGGTTTACTGATTTGTCTTTTCCTTACTTATAACTTTCCATCACTAGGCCAGTgcaacaacatttaacaataagATGCTAAACTAATGTACAATTTGACAaatatcacatttttaaaaaatcagttttttttaatgtctgtatTTCCAGTAATGCGTCTGCTGGGCATCCCATGCCGTGTGGTCACCAACTACCAGTCAGCTCATGACAGCAACAAGAATCTCACCATTGATGTGTACCACGCTGACTatggagtgagagagaaagagaccaAGGACAGTATCTGGTAAGATGACACAAGCTCATATGGCTTACTTTGAGAAAGCAAACAGAGACAGGTACAGATCAGAACTTAATTCTGTGGTAAAGAGTTGAACAGttcctttgtacacacacagagagagagagagacagtttCCCTGAGCAttgtacagtcttagtttttcacagaactAAATaaggttaatttaaaaaacagagagGCACTAACAGAGAGGCACTATATACAACAGAGAGGCACTATATACAACAAACCTGAAATCTTCTTGGTCTCTTCCAAGAGTTCCAAAGTAAAgcgaaatataacaaaataaaaacaaaaaggttttttacattttctataATTTATCCAATTATTTTTCAGTGgttttggaaaaacaaacaccagAAACGCTATAGAGCTACAGGGTTGACTTTCAAaaggttttgctgtttttttctgttttattagtACTCAACCACCATCTTGTTCTTGATATGTCAGACTGCATAAAGGAGGACAAATGAAATTGTGTCCAAAAGTCTTAAAGGCTTTTAATCTTCACTGTGGTTTTACAAAGTATGTCTTGTATGCTATGGGCGTGGTGACTTTGTCTGAAAGCTTTTAATCTGTCAATGGAAAGAATGTCCTTAGTGTGAATTATGGTGCCATTTCTCAAGCTTAGGGTAGGGTAGggtgtttaccttacaatataaagttccTTGAttcaactgttgttgtgatttggtgctatataaataaaattcaattgaattgaagtgaatCACCCAGCAGTTTTTGCCATGTTGTCGAGTTTTTAAAGCCACTGTTGTGTTTCCACTGACTCCAACATCAGAATTTTGTGTCACGTATATGTTTCAGGAACTATCATGTCTGGTTAGAGTGCTGGATGAGGCGAACTGACCTGGCAAAAGATGGTAAATATGATGGCTGGCAAGTTCTGGATCCAACGCCACAGGAGAAGAGCGATGGTACGAACTCTTGTCTCCTCAGATTTTCTTCCTTTGTCTAATGACTTTTCTTTTCCTACTTTAACTATTCATTTTTTGCCAGCAAATATACCAAAAAAATTTAAGTATTGTTTTTGAATGTGATTTTCGATTGTGTGATTTCTTTTCATCTAGTGCTGTTAGTGATGGCAGCTCCATGGTTAGAAAGTTCCATATATAGTGCCATGAAGTTAGAATAAAAACTACTCTGTATTAGTAAAGcgtgtttctttatttaatgtTCATCCGATGCCTTTTCTTGCTTGTCCTTTTGCAGGTGTATTCTGCTGCGGTCCAGCCTCAGTCAAAGCCATCCTGAATGGAGAAACCAATCTCAAATATGATGCCCCATTTGTTTATGCTATGGTCAATGCTGACTGCATTGACTGGCTGGTTAGTGAACAGAGCTGTACTATATAAATCCGCAAATAACATAGTTAATAGGACCAAAAGAGGAGCAGTCTTTAGTATAATagcaatattttttatttcaagttttgttttctatcgtgtttctttctttctgtcctggCAGTGTAAAGCTGATGGCACAATGGTGAATATTTTTTCTGACACCAAGAGAGTCGGACAGAGCATCTCCACCAAGGCTGTTGGCTCCAACACAAGGCTGGACATCACAGACAGCTACAAGTACAAGGAAGGTGGGTTCACCTGACAGACATGTGTTTCTTGAAGGTTTAAATGGAGAATTTTGTTCTTTACCCTCCTGATATTATGAAAGTAGATCTCACAAGGGATATGACACTGGACAATCATATGGTAATGATTTGTTAGTCAGAAGTTACCACTGTTATACCACCCCTATTTATAAAATGATTTATGTGATGTGTCACATAAATCCTGAAATGAGCATGTGAGACCAAAATGTTAATTAAGGTCATAGATCAATAGAGTGGTAGTGTAATCTTCACAGACtctcaggtttaaaaaaaaaaaaaaaaaaaattagtcctttatttatccaggtaaaaaatttaattgagattaaaaatctaatttccaagagagacctgacatcatggcaacaaaaatttaaattcaTGAACAGAGCAGGATGTTGCATCCGcctttttatatacagtccatGGTGCTAACTTAGGCTGTCTTTGGTTCTTTGAATGATAGATAGTatttggtggaaaaaaaaaaaaatactatataaaCCTTGTTTTAACGGTTCACTAGTGATTTGCAAAGAGATTACAAATAAAAATTGGTTTGGTgactgttttctctgttttccgaTACTAATAAGAAGGTTAGAAATTCTTTAACAAAATTAATTTTCACTCTCACTCTAAAACTTTCCACTCTTACAGGGTCTAATGAGGAGAGAACTGTATTTAGATATGCCCTCACCAGAGATTACTCCAGAGATGAAGAGGAAAAGAACAATAGAGGGACAAATAATCCAATCCAGAATGGAGGGACAACAAATGGAACTGGGAATGGAGGGACAACAAATGGAACTGGGAATGGAGGGACAACAAATGGAACTGGGAATGGAGGGACAACAAATGGAACTGGGAATGGAGGGACAACAAATGGAACTGGGAATGGAGGGAGGGAAGGGAACAACACAGAGGATAAGACTACAAATAATACAAATGACAGCATCCTTCCACTTCCACAAATAGCCATGCGATTTGAAGAGGTACATCTCAGTTCCTTatatatctttttatttttagagctATTCAAGTAGATCTTAATTATATTTTAGTATTTACCTTTATCTTTGTTGTGTGAATTTTCTGTCTACTTTTTACAAATGTAGCAGTGACCTTTTTTCCACGGTTAACATTTTTtctattaacaaaaaaaaggaactcCCAGAAATACATACGAACAGGGTCAGTGTCAAAAATCTGAGTTTCTCCTCACTGTGCCGTTTGCGTAAATCCCAACAGTACTTTTTGGTTATGCCAAATCTGATAACCTTAAATAATGCCACACAACTtatttagactttagtttaaaaaataaaaataaaagccctTACCTGTTTTGCCTAAAAGTTTTCTtgtgcttttttaaaagaaagctgTTGCTTTAAGTAAATGTCAAACAGCCATTTGGAATAAGGtaccgcccctccctgagcctgattctgccggaggtttcttcctgttaaaagggagtttttcattcccactgtcaccaaagttcttgctcatagggggtcatatgattgttgggattttctctgtatgtattattgtagggcctactttacaatataaggcgccttgaggcaactgttgttgtgatttggcgctgtataaataaaattgaattgaattgaattgaatttgtgGTGCTGCAGGTATCCAAGCCAATGGACGGTCAGGACGTGAGCCTGAAGTTGGTGCTGAACAGTGAAAGCCGCACTGCCAGGCCTGTGTCCATCAATATCAGTGTCCAGGCCATGAGATACAATGGCTCACCAGTTCAAAACATCCAGACTGAGACAAAGGAAGAGACACTGCTGCCTGGGAAAGGTGGGTAAATTGCTGAGGAGTTTCtcacaagtgtttttttttttttttttctggggggGACTGCAACAACTATAATTGTCTCTCACTCCCTTTGTCTGCTCCAGATCTGTCCATTCCTATCTTGGTCCCCTTCCTGGTGTACCACAAACACATGGTAGGCTCTGACAGCATGAAGATTTCAGCTGTAGTCACAGATAAGCTGGAGCCAAGAAACGTATACCTAGCAGTGAATGATGTCATTCTGTTGAATCCTCCTATGTCCATCACAGTGAGTAAAAAACTACCATCTCTGTGTCGCCTTAATCATTATGTTACTTTGTTTGAAGTAACTTTCACATTAGCTGACTGCTGCTGATTTTtgataaaataatatattatatttaaatagGATAATTATACTCCTATAAATACTCTTATAATATAATTATACTTAATTATGTTATATgccttataaataaatatagaacataatttctaaaaaaaaaattataaaactaAAGTCTGCAACTATGCCAGCAGCTACTTCAGGCTTTTCTTGGCCATAGGAGGACTCTGAGCAAATAATGCTACAACtgacatgtttctttttgtttttttgttgttgtttttgtttacaagCGTGATAGATGCATAAAAGCTTGCTAAAGTagcacaaaacaaataaataaaataactagCTATAAGTTGGTATAGGTCAAACTGAGCCTGACTGCTAGATGAGTAGTCAGTTCCTATTTATACAGATCATCTTCAGCAGCTTTGGTGTCTATACCAAATTTTGTGTTTGTCCATTAGGGATCGAAATGTGACTCCTGTATCTGTAATTTGATATGATGTGGGCTATCAGGTTTATTTTTCATGCATTgctaacagtaaaaaaaaaaagaggctggATAAACTGAAGGTATAATTTGTAGTTTATATTTTCAAGCAGGTTGGAAGCAAAACTGGACATGCAAAGATTTTTACATCGTTTTACTGACTAATAAGTAAACAgtgagatttttgtttttcaggttaATGGTCCAGTGAGACTGAACCAAAGGACAGTTGCTGAAGTAGTTTTCATGAACCCGATCAACAAGATGCTGACGGACTGCACTCTGACTTTGTCTGGAAGTGGTCTAGTGGATGGGGAGGATAAATGCATGTATGTGTGAAAGATCTGCTACCTTATTTATTCAATTTGAGCCAAGAGGGAAAGGCAGTAGAAATACTGACTGTGTGAGTGAATGAGTCAATGCTCTGTCATTAAGACAGAGAATCTagaatttcatttttattctttctcctGCAGCCTCTGGAAGTGTTTAAGGGTCTGAGAGTAACCTgaagattaaatataaaaacagaaatcaaatttGAATTCATAAGTACAAATTGGTTGCTTGTCTCTCTAATCTTGATAAAAACCTGCTCTGGAGCGGTTTAGGTCTGCAGCATAAGTTATATAACTATAAACAACAGTGAGAAGCAAACCACCTTTGTAACACTGAAAAACAAGTGTTAGCTCTGAAGTTACCTGAATAAGCCCAGATCCTGCTTCATAGTACAGGCCTCGGGACTTCCTAAAGAACCTAACCCCAGCAAAATCCCTTGAAGGAATAATGACAAGAGGGTCATCTCTTTGTAAAAGTTTTTTCCACAGTCTGAAGTTTTCAGATTTTACCATATCTCAACATTGTTTGGATGTCTGGCAAAGTTGTCTTTTCAACAGGCTTCTAGCGAGTTGTTACTGTGTATAAAATG from the Oreochromis aureus strain Israel breed Guangdong linkage group 5, ZZ_aureus, whole genome shotgun sequence genome contains:
- the LOC116313187 gene encoding protein-glutamine gamma-glutamyltransferase 5-like produces the protein MPSETKQSIFKGVNLNCDTNNTEHRTKKISKDQLIVRRGQRFTVKVELTQSFNPNLYPLTITAVTGENPSEDLGTKSCFGIPDKIQRSPSAKAVWKVELEKGSNPPTGSLNLTITPPADTPIGKYNLTARHRDEETLLAELVVLFNPWCSDDSVFMQDETERQEFVMNERGIIYKGSGNYITSTNWDFGQFEEDMVKICLKMLDVNPKHLANAANDVSARCNPIYVSRVVSAMINSNDDSGVLEGRWSAPFWGGTIPSHWSGSYPILKRWYNIGCNPVKYGQCWVFAGVMCSVMRLLGIPCRVVTNYQSAHDSNKNLTIDVYHADYGVREKETKDSIWNYHVWLECWMRRTDLAKDGKYDGWQVLDPTPQEKSDGVFCCGPASVKAILNGETNLKYDAPFVYAMVNADCIDWLCKADGTMVNIFSDTKRVGQSISTKAVGSNTRLDITDSYKYKEGSNEERTVFRYALTRDYSRDEEEKNNRGTNNPIQNGGTTNGTGNGGTTNGTGNGGTTNGTGNGGTTNGTGNGGTTNGTGNGGREGNNTEDKTTNNTNDSILPLPQIAMRFEEVSKPMDGQDVSLKLVLNSESRTARPVSINISVQAMRYNGSPVQNIQTETKEETLLPGKDLSIPILVPFLVYHKHMVGSDSMKISAVVTDKLEPRNVYLAVNDVILLNPPMSITVNGPVRLNQRTVAEVVFMNPINKMLTDCTLTLSGSGLVDGEDKCILPNLRPSNRIRIQLTFFPKKTGKKTLMADFDCSSFRDLKCTCTFDVLP